The sequence AAAAGCCATCAATTGCGGCTTTTGCCTGATCAGTTCATAATCGATGGTACTAAGCGGCGTCTGTTCCCTGATCAGGGCGGTATAAATTCCCGCACGCGCAATATCTCCGACAAGGATGTACCCTGCAAGCTTTCCGTCCTTTGAAACCAGCTTTTTGTAATCCTTGCCATCCTGCACTGTAAACGCCTCGCCTTCATAGCTTCCCGCCGTGATCATATGCAGGCCGAAAAAACCGATCGCATTCATGGGAATAGCCTTGCCATACGGCTTTACCCCGCCCGCCATATTGATTCCGGCACATTCTCCCTGCATATATGCGTTCGGCAGCAATGCAAGCGGCCGCTTTATTCCTGTCGTAATATCAAGGCTTTCGCTGCAATCCCCCGCCGCGAAGATGTCCGGCGCGGAGGTAGCGCACCGCTCGTCTGTTTCAATCCCTTTTTGTACTGCGATCCCCGCTTCCCGCGCGAGCTCGGTGTTCGGCCGTACGCCTATCGCAATGACCAATATGTCAAACCCAATGCGCCCGCCGCTTTCCAGTACCGCAACATTTCCTTCAAAGCGTTTCACTGCGTTGCGCAAATGCAATACGATCCCCTGATCCTCGATATGTTCCTGTACGATTTTGGCCGCAGCCTCGTCAAGAATGCTGGGCAGTATCCTGTCTGCAAGGTCTACGACCTCTATGGACTTTACCTTATGCGCGATTCCCTCCGCGCACTTTAAACCGATCAGCCCCGCGCCCATGATCAGCACTCTGCTGTTTGCATGCAGCGCCTCATCCAGTTCTTTCGCGTCGTCAAGCGACATAAAGGTATATTGTTTTCCTACATTTTCAAGGCCCTCGATCTTTGGCACAAACGGGCGCGACCCTGTTGCGATCAGCAGCCTGTCGTAATCCACAACCGTTCCGTCATCAAGGAACAGCCACTTTTCGCTTTCTTCGATTTTGGTGACGCTTCTGCCAAATATCGTTTGACAGCGCATTTTTTTATAAAAATCATCCGGCCGGTATTTCATCTGCTGCTCCGTTGTCTTTCCGCATAGCAAATAGGAAATCGCAGGACGCGAATAGGTATGGTACGGTTCTTTTGAAATAACTGTGATTTTCCCGCTTGGGTCCTGCTGCCGGATTCCCTCGATACAGCCTATCGCGGCAGCCGAATTTCCGATGATTACATATTTCATGCTTCCCTCTCCTCAAACACAATCGCCCGATTGGGGCAGCCTTTTACGCACGCGGGTTCTCCTTCCGCGTTTTCCATACACAATTCGCATTTTTGCATCACGCCTGTCCCCGCCGGCATAACCGCCCCGTAAGGACACATCAGGATACACGTGCAGCAGCCGACGCATTTATCCTGATCAAT comes from Christensenellaceae bacterium and encodes:
- a CDS encoding pyridine nucleotide-disulfide oxidoreductase encodes the protein MKYVIIGNSAAAIGCIEGIRQQDPSGKITVISKEPYHTYSRPAISYLLCGKTTEQQMKYRPDDFYKKMRCQTIFGRSVTKIEESEKWLFLDDGTVVDYDRLLIATGSRPFVPKIEGLENVGKQYTFMSLDDAKELDEALHANSRVLIMGAGLIGLKCAEGIAHKVKSIEVVDLADRILPSILDEAAAKIVQEHIEDQGIVLHLRNAVKRFEGNVAVLESGGRIGFDILVIAIGVRPNTELAREAGIAVQKGIETDERCATSAPDIFAAGDCSESLDITTGIKRPLALLPNAYMQGECAGINMAGGVKPYGKAIPMNAIGFFGLHMITAGSYEGEAFTVQDGKDYKKLVSKDGKLAGYILVGDIARAGIYTALIREQTPLSTIDYELIRQKPQLMAFSRAQRKQKLGGSKV